In Hyperolius riggenbachi isolate aHypRig1 chromosome 10, aHypRig1.pri, whole genome shotgun sequence, a genomic segment contains:
- the LOC137534127 gene encoding C-type lectin domain family 2 member B-like yields MSLNLRYRTQYLFRLTLWYSNIADDEEERRRKNLTFFIVSFAVTNVILLTAMWMAVSVRGRKDCFCPEVAPPPPCEDGWIWYKNKCYYFSETFQDWHKSRTFCFSHNASLALIDSEEELAFLKELEITSYHWIGLKKEDQWKWANGSLFNSMFTIHGASSCVFLSHKRVTSAPCYADRYWICNKPDTLKMWQKYDVC; encoded by the exons ATGTCTTTGAACCTTCGCTATAGAACACAATACTTGTTCAG ACTCACTCTATGGTACAGCAATATTGcag ATGATGAGGAGGAACGTCGACGGAAAAATCTGACCTTTTTTATAGTTTCATTTGCTGTGACAAATGTGATTCTTCTTACAGCGATGTGGATGGCTGTTTCTGTCAGAG GGAGGAAGGACTGTTTTTGCCCAGAGGTTGCCCCGCCCCCTCCATGTGAAGATGGTTGGATCTGGTATAAGAATAAGTGTTACTATTTCTCTGAAACCTTCCAGGACTGGCATAAGAGCCGGACGTtctgtttttcccacaatgcatcactggccCTGATTGATTCTGAAGAAGAGCTG GCTTTTCTGAAGGAATTGGAGATTACGTCTTACCACTGGATTGGCCTGAAGAAGGAGGACCAATGGAAGTGGGCAAATGGATCCCTATTTAACAGCAT GTTCACTATCCATGGGGCGTCATCCTGCGTGTTCCTCAGCCACAAGCGGGTCACCAGCGCCCCCTGTTACGCAGATCGATACTGGATTTGTAACAAGCCGGACACACTAAAAATGTGGCAGAAATATGACGTTTGTTAA